One Phoenix dactylifera cultivar Barhee BC4 chromosome 8, palm_55x_up_171113_PBpolish2nd_filt_p, whole genome shotgun sequence genomic window carries:
- the LOC103708362 gene encoding transcription factor MYB64-like, which yields MQPQLSDAAALGLLCGSHFGRPPVALPQRKLKERSKRGRQKNKSRGERERTGELKEIRGMRNPSSSSGPGSSSSLASPVAGSGTIMKQRQKGAPTPCCSKVGLKRGPWTPEEDEVLKKFVRKEGEGRWRTLPKRAGLLRCGKSCRLRWMNYLRPSVKRGPIAPDEEDLILRLHRLLGNRWSLIAGRIPGRTDNEIKNYWNTHLSKKLISQGIDPRTHKPLISSSSTTSPDPLLPEGPKIQPPPTMPYHNPNRGANPSPPIPSVLQQTSGDQGGAGIHADQDDFFGGLSLERDDGWQNSEGFPAMNLQGSQGAADSGEDGAIDCCTDDVFSSFLDSLINDDIVLQNQQQDVTYNDNNNSNDGKIQSNDPIMSTSAPGFGLGTLWKSTFTSPVISLDEEIHGQFVDHAGK from the exons ATGCAGCCTCAGCTTTCGGATGCAGCGGCTTTAGGCCTGCTCTGCGGGTCCCACTTTGGTCGGCCCCCAGTAGCGTTGCCGCAAAGGAAGCTAaaagaaagaagcaaaagaGGACGACAGAAGAATAAGagtaggggggagagagagagaacgggAGAGCTAAAAGAGATAAGAGGGATGAGAAACCCGTCGTCAAGTTCAGGTCCGGGATCGTCGTCGTCTTTGGCGTCGCCGGTGGCGGGGTCTGGGACGATCATGAAGCAGCGGCAGAAAGGGGCGCCGACGCCGTGCTGCAGCAAGGTGGGGCTGAAGCGGGGGCCGTGGACGCCGGAAGAGGACGAGGTGCTGAAGAAGTTCGTCCGGAAGGAAGGGGAGGGGCGGTGGCGTACGCTGCCGAAGCGCGCCGGGCTCCTCCGCTGCGGGAAAAGCTGCCGCCTCCGGTGGATGAACTATCTCCGCCCCTCCGTCAAGCGCGGCCCCATCGCCCCCGACGAGGAGGACCTCATCCTCCGCCTCCACCGCCTCCTCGGCAACCG GTGGTCTTTGATAGCTGGGAGGATCCCCGGGCGAACCGACAACGAGATCAAGAACTACTGGAACACCCACCTCAGCAAGAAGCTCATCAGTCAAGGCATCGATCCCCGAACCCACAAGCCCTTgatctcctcttcctccaccaCCAGTCCTGATCCCCTCCTCCCGGAGGGTCCCAAGATCCAGCCGCCTCCAACAATGCCATACCATAACCCTAACCGTGGTGCAAACCCTAGCCCACCCATACCTTCTGTTCTCCAGCAAACAAGCGGCGATCAAGGAGGCGCTGGCATTCACGCGGACCAAGATGATTTCTTCGGCGGCTTGAGTCTGGAACGAGACGATGGATGGCAGAACTCCGAGGGCTTCCCTGCCATGAATTTGCAGGGGAGCCAAGGAGCAGCTGACAGTGGAGAAGATGGAGCCATCGACTGCTGCACCGACGATGTCTTCTCCTCGTTCCTCGACTCTCTCATCAATGATGACATTGTTCTGCAGAACCAGCAGCAGGATGTTACTTACAACGACAACAATAACAGCAACGACGGGAAGATTCAATCAAATGATCCTATTATGTCGACTTCTGCACCGGGCTTTGGCCTTGGAACCTTATGGAAATCTACCTTCACGTCTCCAGTAATTAGTCTGGATGAGGAGATCCATGGACAGTTTGTCGATCATGCAGGCAAGTAG